Proteins from one Cryptomeria japonica chromosome 4, Sugi_1.0, whole genome shotgun sequence genomic window:
- the LOC131874788 gene encoding GDSL esterase/lipase EXL3-like: protein MKPLVENIKPNFPGMISYIDTHDKLFDIVKSPSEYGFVEARRGCCGTGLLETAILCNPSTVSCADPSKYVFWYSFHPTIECYKFLANVSFQQIRDSILSATPSN from the exons ATGAAACCTCTAGTAGAGAATATAAAGCCCAATTTTCCGGGCATGATTTCTTATATCGATACACACGATAAGCTCTTCGACATTGTTAAATCTCCGAGTGAGTATG gttttgtAGAGGCGAGGAGGGGTTGCTGTGGAACGGGTCTGTTGGAGACAGCTATATTGTGCAACCCTAGCACAGTAAGTTGTGCTGATCCATCCAAATATGTGTTCTGGTATAGTTTTCATCCAACAATTGAATGTTATAAGTTCCTTGCAAATGTCTCGTTCCAGCAGATTCGGGATAGTATACTGTCGGCAACCCCATCAAACTAA